A region from the Methylocella sp. genome encodes:
- the cobS gene encoding adenosylcobinamide-GDP ribazoletransferase, with protein sequence MRYGSSLLIDFLICLRFATRLPLPSLSRETMPHSLARFSRAVGLLPAAGALLGAIAAGVLAAAALAFPALLAAPLSIATLILLSGALHEDGLADCADGFGGGATRERKLEIMRDSRVGAFGALALALSLYIRIVALAFIAAQSVALASAVLIGAAAASRFSALIPMFVLPSARAEGAGFSAGRPEPPSFGRAACLAAIFAATPLLAGANLGKATLGLAASVIAGFGCSALAKRQIGGQTGDVAGAAQQISEIAFYLVFVARF encoded by the coding sequence ATGCGCTACGGCTCGTCGCTTCTCATCGATTTTCTGATTTGCCTGCGTTTTGCAACGCGGCTTCCGCTTCCATCGCTCAGCCGTGAAACCATGCCGCATAGCCTTGCGAGGTTTTCGCGCGCGGTTGGCCTGCTCCCGGCGGCCGGCGCCCTCCTCGGCGCGATCGCCGCAGGCGTCCTTGCAGCGGCGGCGCTTGCGTTTCCCGCGCTCCTTGCCGCGCCGCTCTCCATCGCAACCTTGATCCTGCTTAGCGGCGCTCTGCATGAAGACGGCCTCGCCGATTGCGCCGATGGTTTCGGCGGCGGTGCGACGCGCGAGCGCAAGCTCGAAATCATGCGAGACAGCCGAGTCGGCGCCTTCGGCGCTCTGGCTCTGGCCTTGTCGCTTTATATTCGCATCGTCGCGCTGGCTTTCATCGCTGCGCAAAGCGTTGCACTGGCGAGCGCAGTGCTGATCGGCGCGGCGGCTGCGTCGCGCTTTTCCGCTCTAATTCCCATGTTCGTGCTGCCTTCCGCCCGCGCGGAAGGAGCCGGCTTTTCGGCGGGGAGGCCTGAACCCCCGTCGTTCGGCCGCGCCGCCTGCCTCGCCGCTATCTTTGCGGCGACCCCGCTCTTAGCCGGCGCAAATCTCGGGAAGGCGACCCTGGGTCTTGCGGCAAGCGTCATTGCGGGGTTTGGGTGCAGCGCGCTCGCCAAGCGGCAGATTGGCGGCCAGACTGGCGACGTCGCCGGCGCCGCGCAGCAGATCAGCGAAATCGCCTTTTATCTCGTATTCGTCGCCCGTTTTTGA
- a CDS encoding peptidoglycan DD-metalloendopeptidase family protein, whose protein sequence is MSHLVAVYYSRFAFRLALTGLAAGMLAGCANSERLTDPFGSPFQNSAVTDPSPTASINQSAPVTPVQSRPLAPPAASLASPAPPSARVAAAPVHSSTAVAGWSAEGGTPVVLADGENADIIAKRYGIPMDALLKANGLASVSQLHPGARVIIPVYNATGAAHATASAAPPSAPVRVAADAHAQQIKLLKGKAPANAVDQAHVANKTAAPAQKLAAAKEPAKAPVAAPKAAAAAAQPVKTAAVTKQDAQKGSKVEVAVLETKKPEPEEAASEPAKAGDSANPEFRWPARGRIIQGFKAGGNDGINIAVPEGTSVKAAESGIVAYAGSELKGYGNLILIRHPNGFVSAYANNGDIEVKRGETVKRGQTIAKSGQSGNVATPQLHFELRKGATPVDPTLYLAGL, encoded by the coding sequence ATGAGTCATTTGGTTGCGGTATATTACTCACGCTTCGCGTTCCGGCTCGCTTTGACGGGGCTGGCGGCGGGCATGCTCGCAGGCTGCGCGAACTCCGAACGGCTGACCGATCCTTTCGGCAGCCCCTTCCAAAACTCGGCGGTGACCGATCCTTCGCCGACCGCGAGCATCAACCAAAGCGCGCCCGTCACCCCGGTGCAGTCGCGCCCCCTGGCCCCGCCAGCGGCGAGTTTGGCCTCGCCCGCGCCGCCGAGCGCTCGGGTCGCCGCCGCGCCCGTTCACTCATCCACGGCCGTCGCGGGCTGGTCTGCCGAGGGCGGCACGCCGGTTGTGCTGGCCGATGGCGAAAACGCCGACATCATCGCCAAGCGCTATGGAATTCCAATGGACGCCCTGCTGAAAGCAAACGGGCTGGCATCCGTTTCGCAGCTGCATCCCGGCGCGCGCGTCATTATTCCTGTGTATAACGCGACTGGCGCTGCGCACGCGACCGCCAGCGCCGCGCCGCCGAGTGCGCCAGTGCGCGTCGCCGCCGACGCCCATGCCCAACAAATCAAGCTGCTGAAGGGCAAAGCCCCGGCGAATGCAGTTGACCAAGCTCACGTGGCGAACAAAACCGCCGCGCCTGCGCAAAAACTCGCCGCCGCCAAGGAGCCCGCAAAGGCGCCCGTCGCTGCGCCCAAAGCGGCAGCGGCTGCGGCGCAGCCCGTCAAAACCGCGGCTGTGACGAAGCAGGATGCGCAGAAAGGGTCGAAAGTCGAAGTCGCAGTCCTCGAGACGAAGAAGCCCGAGCCAGAGGAGGCTGCGTCCGAACCCGCCAAAGCCGGCGATTCAGCCAATCCGGAATTCCGCTGGCCGGCGCGAGGCCGCATCATTCAAGGCTTCAAGGCCGGTGGCAACGACGGAATCAACATCGCCGTTCCGGAAGGCACCTCGGTCAAAGCCGCCGAGAGCGGGATTGTCGCCTATGCCGGAAGCGAACTAAAGGGCTATGGCAATCTCATCTTGATCCGCCATCCAAACGGCTTTGTCTCGGCCTACGCCAATAATGGCGACATTGAAGTCAAGCGCGGCGAGACGGTCAAGCGCGGTCAGACCATCGCCAAGTCGGGGCAGAGCGGCAATGTCGCCACGCCGCAGTTGCATTTCGAGCTTCGCAAGGGCGCGACGCCGGTCGATCCGACGCTCTATCTCGCGGGACTGTAA